Proteins encoded in a region of the Azospirillum sp. TSH58 genome:
- a CDS encoding phage tail length tape measure family protein, whose translation MAEKKVSVRLAVEADRLDETKRKLEELGVAIKSVGNDNSPDKLRRQFEALEGRLDPVSRATQRLARDQATLNTALASGAVSQQRYTELMNASQQAHDRMIAGQTAATASSGQFKGALGNLGLQLQDVTVQAQMGTSAFIILAQQGPQIASAFGPAGIAIGTVVAIASVAAGVIFGLGKTADDTATAFNDYGKALEFTAKLQDELAQATRGQAAAMEAEKRNIIEVRKEALRLAEARMLAARAAAADEEGDGLHTGTGISQSARQSAANRLEGRWKALRDELEILKASAGDYNGMVDRMVQKNQRAATGVTTLDEEITKARQGIVEQTKALGLEADTFGKSNAEKLRATLTQQMLAKEYKTSADQLSEATKQTINDAVAQQDRIDKLEAQKKAQEDATRAGEQAARHAEQEDRKRQQAMRTADIYVDRLRGEADGLELTERERFIANKALELEHQLRGKLSPEVLAEYIRQVEYEAGALYDVTDARKKKTKADEEAARALDAYQREMRTVATDIARDWSETLYDSIVLKDKRASIVDSFRDLFKRIAIEAIKANIVLPITTSIVGSVPGLFGIQSPANQNAANQNGAAGLTGQATDMATNWGMSKAMSWGADKIGLTGIYNGALNWAGESLGLGVSQAATTAAADTLAASAGADFTASVLGGAGADAGAKAAAAATLAESSGSAASAAGGGLSSGGAALSGYLGAAGAGAVGGTLGGMLGTATNSKAVGGLSGAALGAGASSLAAYLGLGAMGGPVGLAIGAVVGGVMGMIGTQKATVGPNAQGNVVISGGRFAEGPSAADNGGDATGVRQATAQIAAAFNAMADAYGLKSPDGTYGLFTGGDKVKGNGVRTPEELIRQLVGSLSADGLVGRALGADVVKGTSDLEQINSYLSLAKRIEATTTALSELDKSLGGVQKAAFKAAADGLSPLLEEMKKAGEIGASAEYKALVSGQVTSLLDDIATPRQYTETQTAVATLTGQLAAWKSVLEQVNPELAKTIDAIEKKGLERIYQGVRTTYDASLNEAQGLGYRNNLQGVRDYWNAHATDMVLAGRDPNALYAAQARQIIDGLTDSQIDDVVSYFRDLDPVMAKLADSLRGTTTAAKEAQKAVQANADSLTAWLNGQKLGDTSSLSPWEKMLEAQRQFDAAISASRQNGDIAGATKAADALLSASRPALVLGTEAYSQREDWITSTLRNLGHELGLPGFKTGGSFEVGGWGGVDSTLVRFMATPGERVTVTRPDQQAQAAERTVVVKDNSDVVRALSQVVNVLSAKLDAVTAELASLKGEQRKGDNLKLAGAA comes from the coding sequence ATGGCTGAGAAGAAGGTCAGTGTCCGCCTCGCCGTCGAAGCCGATCGGCTGGACGAGACCAAGCGCAAGCTGGAGGAACTGGGCGTCGCCATCAAGAGCGTTGGAAACGACAACAGCCCGGACAAGCTGCGCCGCCAGTTCGAAGCCCTGGAAGGCCGTTTGGACCCGGTGTCGCGCGCCACGCAGCGGCTTGCCCGCGATCAGGCAACACTGAACACCGCCCTGGCCTCCGGAGCGGTCAGCCAGCAGCGCTACACCGAGTTGATGAACGCCTCTCAGCAGGCGCATGATCGAATGATCGCCGGGCAGACTGCGGCGACTGCGAGCAGCGGCCAGTTCAAGGGCGCTCTCGGCAACCTCGGCCTGCAGCTTCAGGACGTGACGGTGCAGGCCCAGATGGGCACGTCTGCCTTCATCATCCTGGCGCAGCAGGGGCCGCAGATCGCCTCTGCCTTCGGCCCGGCCGGTATCGCGATCGGTACGGTCGTGGCGATCGCCTCCGTCGCAGCGGGGGTGATTTTCGGGCTTGGTAAGACGGCCGATGACACGGCCACCGCATTCAACGATTACGGCAAGGCTCTGGAATTCACGGCCAAGCTGCAGGACGAGCTTGCGCAGGCCACGCGTGGGCAGGCCGCTGCGATGGAGGCGGAAAAGCGCAACATCATCGAGGTCCGCAAGGAGGCTCTGCGACTGGCCGAGGCGCGCATGCTGGCCGCTCGCGCCGCCGCCGCGGACGAGGAGGGTGACGGGCTCCACACCGGCACCGGTATCAGCCAGAGCGCCCGGCAGTCGGCCGCCAACCGCCTTGAGGGGCGGTGGAAGGCCCTGCGCGATGAGTTGGAGATCCTGAAGGCGAGTGCCGGCGACTACAACGGCATGGTCGACCGCATGGTTCAGAAGAACCAGCGGGCGGCGACGGGCGTCACGACGTTGGACGAGGAAATCACCAAGGCCCGCCAGGGGATCGTCGAGCAGACGAAGGCGCTGGGGCTGGAGGCGGACACCTTCGGCAAGTCCAACGCGGAAAAGCTGCGTGCGACCCTGACGCAGCAGATGCTGGCCAAGGAATACAAGACCAGCGCCGACCAGTTGAGTGAGGCGACGAAGCAGACGATCAACGACGCCGTCGCCCAGCAGGACCGCATCGACAAGCTGGAGGCGCAGAAGAAGGCGCAGGAGGATGCGACGCGGGCCGGTGAGCAGGCCGCCCGTCACGCCGAGCAAGAGGATCGGAAGCGCCAGCAGGCGATGCGGACAGCGGACATCTACGTCGACCGGCTGCGAGGCGAGGCCGATGGGCTGGAGCTGACTGAGCGTGAGCGCTTCATCGCCAACAAGGCGTTGGAGCTTGAGCACCAACTGCGCGGCAAGCTGTCGCCGGAGGTGTTGGCGGAGTATATCCGGCAGGTGGAGTATGAGGCGGGAGCGCTCTACGACGTCACCGATGCCCGCAAGAAGAAGACGAAGGCGGATGAAGAGGCCGCCCGCGCACTTGATGCCTACCAGCGCGAGATGCGGACCGTCGCCACGGACATCGCCCGTGACTGGTCGGAAACCCTTTACGACAGCATCGTCCTGAAGGACAAGCGCGCGTCCATCGTGGACAGCTTCCGCGACTTGTTCAAACGGATCGCCATCGAGGCGATCAAGGCGAACATCGTCCTGCCGATCACCACGTCCATCGTGGGGAGCGTGCCGGGCCTGTTCGGCATCCAGTCCCCGGCCAACCAGAACGCCGCCAACCAGAACGGGGCCGCCGGGCTGACCGGTCAGGCCACCGACATGGCCACCAATTGGGGCATGTCCAAGGCCATGAGCTGGGGGGCTGACAAGATCGGCCTGACCGGGATCTACAACGGCGCGCTCAATTGGGCGGGGGAATCGTTGGGGCTTGGCGTGTCGCAGGCAGCCACCACGGCGGCCGCCGACACCCTGGCGGCAAGCGCCGGCGCCGACTTCACCGCGTCGGTGCTGGGCGGCGCCGGCGCGGACGCCGGCGCCAAAGCCGCGGCGGCGGCCACGCTGGCGGAGTCCAGCGGCAGCGCCGCGTCGGCGGCGGGTGGCGGTCTGTCGTCGGGCGGCGCGGCGCTGTCCGGCTATCTCGGCGCCGCCGGCGCCGGCGCGGTCGGCGGCACGCTGGGCGGGATGCTCGGCACCGCCACCAACAGCAAGGCCGTTGGCGGCCTGTCCGGCGCGGCGCTCGGCGCCGGCGCGTCGTCGCTGGCCGCCTACCTGGGTCTTGGCGCCATGGGCGGCCCGGTTGGGCTGGCGATCGGCGCCGTGGTTGGTGGTGTGATGGGAATGATCGGCACGCAAAAGGCCACGGTCGGCCCCAACGCCCAGGGCAACGTCGTCATCAGCGGTGGTCGCTTCGCGGAAGGGCCGTCCGCGGCGGACAATGGTGGCGACGCCACCGGGGTCCGGCAGGCCACGGCGCAGATTGCTGCGGCCTTCAACGCGATGGCGGACGCCTACGGTCTGAAGTCGCCGGACGGCACCTATGGCCTCTTTACCGGTGGCGACAAGGTGAAGGGGAACGGTGTCCGCACGCCCGAGGAGCTGATCCGGCAACTCGTCGGGTCCCTCTCGGCTGACGGGCTGGTTGGCCGCGCTCTGGGGGCGGACGTGGTGAAAGGCACCTCCGACCTGGAGCAGATCAACTCCTACCTGTCTCTGGCCAAGCGCATCGAGGCGACGACGACGGCGCTGTCCGAGCTGGACAAGTCGCTGGGGGGTGTCCAGAAGGCGGCCTTCAAGGCTGCCGCTGATGGGCTCTCCCCGCTGCTGGAGGAGATGAAGAAGGCCGGTGAAATCGGCGCATCGGCGGAGTACAAGGCGCTGGTCTCCGGGCAGGTGACGAGCCTGCTGGACGACATCGCCACCCCGCGGCAGTACACGGAGACCCAAACCGCGGTGGCGACCCTGACCGGGCAGCTGGCGGCCTGGAAATCGGTGCTGGAGCAGGTCAACCCCGAGTTGGCCAAGACCATCGACGCCATCGAGAAAAAGGGGCTGGAGCGCATCTATCAGGGCGTCCGGACCACCTACGACGCCAGCCTGAACGAGGCGCAGGGGCTGGGCTACCGGAACAACCTTCAGGGTGTCCGGGACTACTGGAACGCCCACGCCACCGACATGGTGCTGGCGGGACGGGACCCCAACGCGCTCTACGCGGCGCAGGCGCGGCAGATCATCGACGGGCTGACCGACAGCCAGATCGATGACGTCGTGTCCTACTTCCGCGATCTCGACCCCGTAATGGCCAAGCTGGCGGACAGCCTGCGCGGCACCACCACGGCGGCCAAGGAGGCCCAGAAGGCGGTGCAGGCCAATGCCGACAGCCTGACGGCATGGCTCAACGGCCAGAAGCTCGGGGACACCTCGTCCCTGTCGCCGTGGGAAAAGATGCTGGAGGCGCAGCGCCAGTTCGACGCCGCGATCTCCGCGTCGCGGCAGAACGGGGACATCGCCGGGGCCACGAAGGCCGCCGACGCCCTGCTGTCCGCGTCCCGGCCCGCGCTGGTGCTGGGGACGGAGGCCTACAGCCAGCGGGAGGACTGGATCACCTCCACGCTGCGCAATCTGGGCCACGAGTTGGGCCTGCCCGGCTTCAAGACGGGCGGTTCCTTCGAGGTCGGCGGCTGGGGCGGAGTGGACAGCACCCTGGTCCGCTTCATGGCGACGCCGGGCGAACGGGTCACGGTCACGCGGCCCGACCAGCAGGCGCAGGCGGCAGAGCGGACCGTCGTCGTGAAGGACAACAGCGATGTTGTCCGGGCGCTCAGCCAAGTGGTCAACGTCCTGTCCGCCAAGCTGGACGCAGTGACGGCCGAGCTGGCCAGCCTGAAGGGCGAACAGCGCAAGGGCGACAACCTCAAGCTGGCAGGGGCTGCATGA
- a CDS encoding DUF6441 family protein, with protein sequence MMIVGRIQGDLKGLLNERLGEIADAARAAVRGAAEALQADLRAQVRAAGLGTGLEKAWRLDLYPKSGRKTLRPAGLVYSKATRLHDAFDAGETVRAKGGKWLAIPLEAAKKAGFDRSSERDDLTARRPGPVPAKWSNVSAAEARFGKLQFVPINGGRRALLVADGKARGDVLARGGAGRATSIPLFLLVRQARGRKLLDISGAAQRAQAQLAANLSNIIGR encoded by the coding sequence ATGATGATCGTCGGCCGCATCCAGGGCGACCTGAAAGGCCTGCTGAACGAGCGGTTGGGCGAAATCGCCGACGCCGCCCGCGCGGCCGTGCGCGGCGCGGCGGAAGCGCTGCAGGCGGACCTGCGCGCCCAGGTCCGCGCCGCCGGGCTGGGCACCGGGCTGGAAAAGGCGTGGCGCCTCGACCTTTATCCGAAGAGCGGACGGAAGACGCTGCGCCCCGCTGGCCTTGTCTACTCGAAGGCCACCCGCCTTCATGACGCTTTCGACGCCGGCGAGACGGTGCGGGCGAAGGGTGGGAAGTGGCTGGCGATCCCGCTGGAGGCGGCGAAGAAAGCCGGGTTCGACCGCAGTTCGGAGCGAGACGACCTGACCGCCCGCCGTCCCGGCCCGGTCCCGGCGAAGTGGTCCAACGTCTCCGCCGCCGAAGCGCGTTTCGGCAAGCTCCAGTTCGTTCCGATCAACGGTGGCCGCCGCGCCCTGCTGGTGGCGGACGGCAAGGCGCGGGGCGACGTGCTGGCCCGCGGCGGCGCCGGCCGCGCCACCTCGATCCCGCTCTTTCTTCTGGTGCGGCAGGCCCGCGGGCGGAAGCTCCTCGACATCAGCGGCGCCGCCCAGCGGGCGCAAGCCCAACTCGCCGCCAACCTCTCCAATATCATCGGACGGTAG
- a CDS encoding major capsid protein yields MNIYDTAVLNGVVQSLKRPKAFLLNTVFGTIQTETAEQIAVDILIGNRRVAPFVSPLVAGKVLTQDGFTTKLYKPAYIKPKSVVDPNRAFKRQAGEQIGGTLNPQQRLMATVRGIIEDHADQITRRLELMAAEALRLSHVTVTGEGFETQVVSFGRSAALTIALTGTDKWSDPASTPLDDLEAWAELVHKTEGAVISTIVMDPDSWAAFRKNAQVQKLLDIRRAAGTPVELGPSTYVGGAQFKGSIGSFDIWVYSEYYEDPATGTVTPLLPSGTVLGFGPNVEGVQAFGANRDEAAGLQALPIFVKSWVQEDPSARFVMSQSAPLVYPRRPNGSFAATVL; encoded by the coding sequence ATGAACATCTACGATACCGCCGTCCTCAACGGCGTGGTGCAGAGCCTGAAGCGCCCGAAGGCCTTCCTGCTCAACACCGTCTTCGGCACCATCCAGACCGAGACGGCGGAACAGATCGCCGTGGACATCCTGATCGGCAACCGCCGCGTCGCGCCCTTCGTCTCGCCGCTGGTGGCCGGCAAGGTGCTGACGCAGGACGGCTTCACCACCAAGCTGTACAAGCCGGCCTACATCAAGCCGAAGTCGGTGGTCGATCCGAACCGCGCCTTCAAGCGTCAGGCCGGCGAGCAGATCGGCGGCACGCTGAACCCGCAGCAGCGCCTGATGGCCACCGTGCGTGGCATCATCGAGGACCACGCCGACCAGATCACCCGCCGCCTGGAATTGATGGCCGCGGAAGCCCTGCGGCTCAGCCATGTCACCGTCACCGGCGAGGGCTTCGAGACCCAGGTCGTCAGCTTCGGTCGCAGCGCCGCCCTGACCATCGCCCTGACCGGCACCGACAAGTGGAGCGACCCCGCCAGCACGCCGCTGGACGATCTGGAGGCGTGGGCCGAGCTGGTGCACAAGACCGAGGGCGCGGTCATCAGCACCATCGTCATGGACCCGGATTCCTGGGCGGCCTTCCGCAAGAACGCCCAGGTCCAGAAGCTGCTCGACATCCGTCGCGCGGCGGGAACCCCGGTCGAACTCGGCCCCTCCACCTATGTCGGTGGCGCCCAGTTCAAGGGGAGCATCGGCTCCTTCGATATCTGGGTCTACAGCGAGTACTACGAGGACCCGGCCACCGGGACCGTCACGCCGCTGCTGCCCAGCGGCACCGTTCTGGGCTTTGGCCCGAACGTCGAGGGCGTGCAGGCCTTCGGCGCCAACCGCGACGAGGCGGCGGGCCTGCAGGCGCTGCCGATCTTCGTCAAGAGCTGGGTGCAGGAGGACCCGAGCGCCCGCTTCGTCATGAGCCAGTCGGCGCCGCTGGTGTACCCGCGCCGCCCGAACGGCTCCTTCGCCGCTACCGTGCTGTAA
- a CDS encoding head decoration protein produces the protein MGIFKPGVSSESYAPDLLLAGDFPRVTRSVTLVSGQNLVRGAVLGKITASGKYALSASAASDGSQTPVAVLVDDCDASGGDKTVGIYESGEFLGAALTLGAGHTLASIRDGLRDLSIYIR, from the coding sequence ATGGGCATTTTCAAGCCGGGCGTCAGCTCGGAGAGCTACGCGCCGGACCTCCTTCTGGCCGGCGATTTCCCGCGCGTCACCCGCAGCGTGACCCTGGTGTCCGGACAGAACCTCGTCCGCGGCGCCGTCCTCGGCAAGATCACCGCGTCGGGCAAGTACGCCCTCAGCGCCTCGGCGGCGTCCGATGGCTCGCAGACCCCGGTGGCTGTCCTGGTGGACGACTGCGACGCCAGCGGCGGCGACAAGACGGTGGGCATCTACGAGAGCGGCGAATTCCTCGGCGCCGCGCTCACGCTCGGCGCCGGCCACACGCTGGCCTCCATCCGCGACGGCCTGCGCGACCTGAGCATCTACATCCGCTGA
- a CDS encoding S49 family peptidase — protein sequence MPEPGPALLAPAWVPRAAAVVGTSGDPPKGAVYIGDIGAGTRPYEVVNGVAVIGVSGVIVPTYWYIGSPYVTGCNGLRLQLAMAFEDPSVRAIALVVNSGGGLVSGIADLADWITEAKAAAGKPVVAILAEFAYSAAYWLASAADSISVPRTGGVGSIGVIMVHWDLSAALKEVGIKATIIAAGDRKADGNSYEPLPDEVRDRWQAECEDIRRLFASSVARYRSAAGASLDTDSVLASQARTWEGPAGTAEAVTSGFADAVLAPDQAFRALLDTLTT from the coding sequence ATGCCCGAACCCGGTCCGGCCCTGTTGGCGCCGGCCTGGGTGCCGCGCGCCGCCGCCGTGGTGGGCACGAGCGGTGACCCGCCCAAGGGGGCCGTTTACATCGGTGACATCGGCGCAGGAACGCGGCCATACGAGGTCGTCAACGGCGTGGCGGTGATCGGCGTCTCCGGCGTGATCGTGCCAACCTACTGGTATATCGGCTCGCCCTACGTCACCGGCTGCAATGGCCTGCGCCTGCAGCTCGCCATGGCCTTCGAGGACCCCTCCGTCCGAGCCATCGCCCTGGTGGTGAACAGCGGCGGCGGCCTCGTCAGCGGCATCGCCGATCTGGCCGACTGGATCACCGAGGCCAAGGCCGCGGCGGGCAAGCCGGTGGTCGCCATCCTGGCCGAGTTCGCTTATTCGGCGGCCTACTGGCTGGCCAGTGCCGCCGACAGCATCAGCGTGCCCCGCACCGGCGGCGTCGGCTCGATCGGCGTCATCATGGTGCATTGGGACCTCAGCGCCGCGCTGAAGGAGGTCGGCATCAAGGCGACGATCATCGCCGCCGGCGACCGAAAGGCCGACGGCAACTCCTATGAGCCGCTGCCTGACGAGGTCCGTGACCGCTGGCAGGCGGAGTGCGAGGACATCCGTCGGCTTTTCGCCTCCTCCGTGGCCCGATATCGCTCCGCCGCGGGCGCGTCACTCGACACCGACAGCGTCCTCGCCTCGCAGGCCAGGACCTGGGAAGGCCCGGCGGGGACGGCGGAAGCGGTCACGTCCGGCTTCGCCGATGCCGTGCTCGCCCCCGACCAAGCCTTCCGGGCGCTTCTCGACACCCTCACCACCTGA
- a CDS encoding phage portal protein: MRNAVQILDRHGNPMPAPRRRAASDTSYDGASMTSRELASWQVLPTSADAELLPELSTLVARSRDLSRNNGIAASGIQAILDNVVGIGLRLNSTPDYRALGRDKAWADAWSAAVEAKWRAWAETTDCDAARTLNFAGLTMQVARAGLLNGEGLALPLWLPSRDRKYATSIQLVEADRLSNPLGQQDSATLRGGIEIDRYGAPQAYWVRNSHPGDLLTWDPGLYQWTKVPAFTHWGRRQAIHVHDRERTGQSRGKPLLSSVLAQFKTLDNYSKAELQAAVVNAMIAAFIKSTESIDDLKELFGGPDEYLAARAEHAVRLKAGAVLPLFPGDEVQPFTPARPAAAFDAFTKSVLRHISAGLNIPYELLMKDFTQTNYSSARAALLEAWRFFNGRRQWLGTYWASPVFELWLEEAVNLGEVEAPDFYQNRYAYSRCRWIGAGKGWVDPVKEAQAAKLRMEIGVSTLEDECAEQGKDWREVMEQQASEQAERRRLGLPLLAQAPKPNGATVDQATPDDQTGDE; encoded by the coding sequence ATGCGCAACGCTGTCCAGATCCTCGACCGGCACGGCAACCCGATGCCCGCGCCGCGCCGCCGCGCCGCGTCCGACACGTCGTATGACGGCGCGTCGATGACGTCGCGCGAGCTGGCGTCTTGGCAGGTGCTGCCGACATCGGCGGACGCCGAATTGCTGCCCGAGTTGTCCACACTCGTGGCCCGTTCCCGCGACCTGTCGCGCAACAACGGCATCGCGGCCAGCGGCATCCAGGCCATCCTGGACAACGTCGTCGGCATTGGGCTTCGCCTGAATTCGACTCCCGATTACCGGGCTTTGGGTAGGGACAAGGCATGGGCCGACGCCTGGAGCGCCGCCGTGGAGGCGAAATGGCGGGCCTGGGCGGAGACGACGGATTGCGACGCCGCCCGAACCCTGAACTTCGCCGGTCTGACAATGCAGGTCGCCCGCGCCGGCCTGCTCAATGGCGAAGGACTGGCGTTGCCGCTCTGGCTGCCGAGCCGCGACAGGAAATACGCCACCAGCATCCAACTGGTGGAGGCGGACCGCCTGTCCAACCCGCTCGGCCAGCAGGATAGCGCCACGTTGCGCGGCGGCATCGAGATCGACCGATATGGCGCCCCGCAGGCCTATTGGGTCCGCAACAGCCATCCCGGCGACCTGCTGACCTGGGACCCCGGCCTCTATCAGTGGACGAAGGTTCCGGCCTTCACCCATTGGGGCCGGCGGCAGGCGATCCATGTGCATGACCGCGAGCGGACCGGACAGAGCCGCGGCAAGCCGTTGCTGAGTTCGGTCCTGGCGCAGTTCAAGACGCTGGACAACTACAGCAAAGCCGAACTTCAGGCGGCTGTGGTGAACGCGATGATCGCCGCGTTCATCAAGAGCACGGAATCGATCGATGACCTGAAGGAGTTGTTCGGGGGACCGGATGAATACCTTGCGGCCCGAGCCGAACACGCGGTCCGGCTGAAAGCGGGCGCGGTGCTGCCGCTGTTCCCCGGCGACGAGGTGCAGCCCTTTACCCCGGCCCGGCCCGCCGCGGCCTTCGACGCCTTCACCAAGTCGGTGCTGCGCCACATCAGCGCCGGCCTGAACATCCCCTACGAACTCCTGATGAAGGATTTCACCCAGACCAACTACTCCAGCGCCCGCGCCGCCCTGCTGGAGGCATGGCGATTTTTCAACGGCCGCCGTCAGTGGCTCGGCACCTATTGGGCGTCGCCGGTCTTCGAGCTGTGGCTGGAAGAGGCGGTGAACCTTGGCGAAGTCGAGGCCCCCGACTTCTACCAGAACCGCTACGCCTATTCGCGCTGCCGCTGGATCGGTGCCGGCAAGGGCTGGGTCGATCCGGTCAAGGAGGCGCAGGCCGCCAAGCTGCGGATGGAGATCGGCGTCTCCACCCTGGAGGATGAGTGCGCCGAACAGGGCAAGGATTGGCGCGAAGTGATGGAGCAGCAGGCGAGCGAGCAGGCTGAGCGCCGCCGGCTTGGCCTGCCCCTGTTGGCCCAGGCGCCCAAGCCGAACGGCGCCACAGTCGATCAGGCGACGCCCGACGATCAGACTGGAGACGAATGA
- the gpW gene encoding gpW family head-tail joining protein translates to MADLATLQARLAEAEDALHRLNIGDRETRITYDGKTTEYADAPKLERYIAELRARIDRLSGKPRRPLYMSF, encoded by the coding sequence ATGGCCGATCTCGCCACCCTTCAGGCCCGGCTCGCCGAGGCTGAGGACGCCTTGCATCGCCTGAACATCGGTGACCGGGAAACCCGGATCACCTACGACGGCAAGACGACCGAGTATGCCGACGCGCCGAAGCTGGAGCGCTACATCGCCGAACTCCGGGCGCGGATTGACCGCCTGTCCGGGAAGCCCCGCCGCCCGCTGTACATGAGCTTCTGA
- a CDS encoding phage terminase large subunit family protein, which produces MATNDAIHVRGPVLAAQVARWLAALKPRRRMTLSQWANSRARLEDGTRYRPFPFQVGIQDAFTDPEVRQISVLKASRIGYSQIVKNFIAYCADQAPSRVLVYQPTIDDAEDFAKDDVAKLIAWPAVRRLFSTKTRDSNNTIRSKRFPGGWIKIKGANSPKEFRRITADKVILEEVDGYPLTAGIEGDQVGLAFKRCLTSDEPLKAAGSTPTVKGTSKIESLFLQGTQEHRYVPCPCCGEMQILVFGNGTGPGIRWEPKEVPAKAWYVCVNGCVIEEDAKAGMDERGEWRAHAPQNWPHRSFHVWAGYSQFAGASWLEIAREFVAVRKDPNKLRVFVNQVLAETYEVRGEAPAWRQLYDRREDYQGVPAGGLVLTGGIDVQKNRVELFVWAWGADWQCWLADHIVIPGNPYEATVWDEVSQAILGRWRHASGVELALSKVGADTGFATTQVEAWSRKHPGLVIPVKGATSLGAPSFSWSNVREASPNGKRRKRGLRLGMIGGHALTLELYGKLSLQPPTDEERADGAGHPAGFIHLPKLATEEVCKQLVGDQWMEDRGEWKQVHATEALDGWKYARACTIAMGMERWTAARWAALAEEFPRPIVKPIESGAVVPMSAPAVQPAAIPGPTAKRRRIPMPKATYADDPSL; this is translated from the coding sequence ATGGCGACGAATGACGCGATCCATGTCCGCGGTCCGGTGCTGGCCGCCCAAGTCGCCCGATGGCTGGCCGCGTTGAAGCCGCGCCGCCGGATGACCTTGTCGCAGTGGGCGAACAGCCGCGCCCGGCTGGAGGACGGCACCCGCTACCGCCCGTTCCCTTTCCAGGTCGGCATCCAGGACGCCTTCACCGACCCGGAGGTGCGGCAGATCTCGGTGCTCAAGGCCAGCCGCATCGGTTACAGCCAGATCGTCAAAAACTTCATCGCCTACTGCGCCGATCAGGCACCAAGCCGGGTGCTGGTCTACCAGCCGACCATCGACGACGCCGAGGACTTCGCCAAGGACGACGTCGCCAAGTTGATCGCGTGGCCGGCGGTGCGCCGCCTGTTCTCGACCAAGACGCGGGACAGCAACAACACGATCCGCTCCAAGCGCTTCCCCGGCGGCTGGATCAAGATCAAGGGGGCGAACAGCCCGAAGGAGTTCCGCCGCATCACCGCCGACAAGGTGATCCTGGAGGAGGTGGACGGCTACCCCCTGACCGCCGGCATCGAGGGCGATCAGGTCGGGCTGGCCTTCAAGCGCTGCCTGACCTCGGACGAGCCGCTGAAGGCGGCGGGCTCAACCCCGACCGTGAAGGGGACGAGCAAGATCGAGTCGCTGTTCCTTCAGGGCACCCAGGAACACCGCTACGTGCCTTGCCCCTGCTGCGGCGAGATGCAGATCCTGGTGTTCGGCAACGGCACCGGGCCGGGCATCCGGTGGGAGCCGAAGGAGGTGCCGGCCAAGGCTTGGTACGTCTGCGTCAACGGCTGCGTCATCGAGGAGGACGCCAAGGCCGGAATGGACGAGCGCGGCGAGTGGCGGGCGCACGCCCCGCAGAACTGGCCGCATCGCTCCTTCCACGTCTGGGCCGGCTACAGCCAGTTCGCCGGGGCGTCCTGGCTGGAGATCGCGCGGGAGTTCGTCGCCGTCCGCAAGGACCCGAACAAGCTGCGCGTCTTCGTCAATCAGGTGCTCGCCGAGACCTACGAGGTGCGCGGCGAGGCTCCGGCGTGGCGCCAGCTCTACGACCGCCGCGAGGACTACCAGGGCGTTCCCGCCGGCGGGCTGGTCCTGACCGGCGGCATCGACGTCCAGAAGAACCGCGTCGAGCTGTTCGTCTGGGCCTGGGGCGCCGACTGGCAGTGCTGGCTGGCCGACCACATCGTGATCCCTGGCAATCCATACGAGGCCACGGTCTGGGACGAGGTCTCGCAGGCCATCCTGGGCCGCTGGCGCCACGCTTCCGGCGTGGAACTGGCGCTGTCCAAGGTCGGCGCCGATACCGGGTTCGCCACCACGCAGGTGGAGGCCTGGAGCCGCAAGCACCCCGGCTTGGTCATTCCGGTGAAGGGCGCCACCAGCCTCGGGGCGCCCTCCTTCTCGTGGTCGAACGTCCGCGAGGCGTCGCCCAACGGCAAGCGCCGGAAACGCGGTCTCCGCCTCGGCATGATCGGCGGTCACGCCCTGACGCTGGAGCTGTACGGCAAGCTGAGCCTCCAGCCCCCGACCGACGAGGAGCGGGCCGACGGCGCCGGGCATCCGGCCGGCTTCATCCATCTGCCCAAGCTGGCCACCGAGGAGGTGTGTAAGCAGCTCGTCGGCGACCAGTGGATGGAGGATCGGGGGGAGTGGAAGCAGGTCCACGCCACCGAGGCGCTGGACGGCTGGAAATACGCCCGCGCCTGCACCATCGCCATGGGCATGGAGCGCTGGACCGCGGCGCGGTGGGCCGCGCTCGCCGAAGAGTTCCCGCGGCCAATCGTCAAGCCCATCGAGAGCGGGGCTGTAGTTCCGATGTCGGCGCCGGCCGTTCAGCCCGCCGCAATTCCGGGGCCAACCGCCAAACGCCGCCGCATCCCAATGCCCAAGGCAACCTACGCCGACGATCCGTCTCTGTGA
- a CDS encoding helix-turn-helix transcriptional regulator, with amino-acid sequence MTADEFKTWRKGLDLTQQEAADAIGITKRSVQLYEAGTQPVSRTIALACAAIAAGLSPVGSSIGAPE; translated from the coding sequence ATGACCGCTGACGAGTTCAAGACTTGGCGCAAGGGCCTGGACCTGACGCAACAGGAAGCCGCCGACGCCATCGGCATCACCAAGCGGAGCGTCCAGCTCTATGAGGCTGGAACCCAGCCGGTAAGCCGGACCATTGCGCTGGCCTGCGCCGCGATCGCTGCCGGATTGTCGCCTGTCGGTTCGTCCATCGGTGCCCCGGAATGA